A single region of the Borrelia hermsii DAH genome encodes:
- the cyaB gene encoding class IV adenylate cyclase: protein MFEIELKAFIPKNKLKKILKLANQKFKFIKEEIKNDTYYSNTEKIIRIRKFNTSEEIVTFKIQSLENDIEINREIEFKVDQINNFIFFLEEMNFKILYKKIKKSLIYQKGNLNIEINDIENLGFYLEIEKIIYDKNELSLAKTEIYETIKEFKLQNNIEKKSYFELILANQFKG, encoded by the coding sequence ATGTTTGAAATTGAATTGAAAGCTTTTATTCCCAAAAATAAACTTAAAAAAATATTAAAATTGGCTAATCAAAAATTCAAATTTATTAAAGAAGAAATCAAAAATGATACTTACTATTCTAACACAGAAAAAATAATTAGAATAAGAAAATTTAATACCTCAGAAGAGATTGTAACATTTAAAATCCAATCTTTAGAAAATGACATAGAAATCAACAGGGAAATCGAATTTAAAGTAGACCAAATAAACAATTTTATATTTTTTCTAGAAGAAATGAATTTTAAAATTCTATACAAAAAAATCAAAAAAAGTTTAATTTATCAAAAAGGAAACTTAAACATAGAAATTAATGACATTGAAAATCTTGGTTTTTATTTGGAAATTGAAAAAATAATTTATGATAAGAATGAATTAAGTCTTGCCAAGACAGAAATTTACGAAACAATAAAAGAATTTAAACTACAAAACAACATTGAAAAAAAATCATACTTTGAATTAATACTAGCTAATCAATTTAAAGGATAA